The following are encoded in a window of Penaeus vannamei isolate JL-2024 chromosome 17, ASM4276789v1, whole genome shotgun sequence genomic DNA:
- the LOC113821069 gene encoding transmembrane protein 14C has protein sequence MGADYISYAYASAVALGGIIGYAKAGSIPSLGAGLLFGSVLGYGAYQLSENPNNYYLTLGTSTALGGLMGMRFLNSGKFMPPGLIAVMSLAMVARLGARAVGLTDTKMQ, from the exons ATGGGAGCAGATTACATTAGCTATGCTTACGCCTCGGCAGTGGCTTTGGGGGGGATTATTGGATATGCTAAAGCTG GCAGCATTCCGTCCCTAGGAGCTGGTCTGCTTTTTGGCTCGGTTTTGGGCTATGGGGCCTACCAACTGAGTGAGAACCCCAACAACTACTACCTCACCCTAGGGACAAGCACAGCTCTTGGAGGCCTCATGGGCATGCGCTTCCTCAACTCGGGAAAGTTCATGCCTCCAGGGCTCATTGCCGTGATGAG CTTGGCGATGGTGGCTCGATTGGGAGCACGAGCTGTTGGCCTCACAGACACCAAAATGCAGTAA